From Drosophila nasuta strain 15112-1781.00 chromosome X, ASM2355853v1, whole genome shotgun sequence, one genomic window encodes:
- the LOC132796532 gene encoding uncharacterized protein LOC132796532 — translation MSSHRVARIIFCQFLLLLGHLNLSSTVEARWTVRPRHPNTMRTTTAQPVDRHQHVHHWPPLVAPKLPESQPAEDESIRVIDNFDHRSPDGQHEYRYQLSNGDTRYERTYWLPVGKNWVLARRGYYSVPLPNAKYSTVFYRADHHGYHVDTHTLSEEQPLLPRTLELPHDLAEAAAAKRNSISVPERNETATAKVKEMAKMAIGEGEATRSESSAKVQAKVQEQQRNQLKLKQKEKQTETATATATETEMENKTKPSTVAKVDDILATEVEPTAADDDDDDALVVPDDDDVTESTTTRRGR, via the exons ATGAGTTCGCATCGTGTTGCCAGGATAATTTTCTGCcagtttctgctgctgcttggccaTCTCAATCTATCGAGCACTGTTGAGGCACGTTGGACTGTGCGTCCCAGGCATCCCAACACGATgaggacaacaacagctcAGCCCGTGGATCGCCATCAACATGTGCATCATTGGCCGCCTTTGGTGGCTCCCAAGTTGCCAGAGTCGCAGCCAGCTGAGGACGAAAGCATTCGCGTGATCGATAACTTTGATCACCGTTCTCCAGATGGACAACATGAGTACAG ATATCAGCTAAGCAATGGCGACACTCGCTATGAGCGCACCTATTGGCTGCCCGTGGGCAAGAATTGGGTGCTCGCCCGTCGTGGTTATTATTCGGTACCATTGCCCAATGCGAAGTACTCGACGGTCTTCTACCGAGCGGATCACCATGGCTACCATGTGGATACAC ACACATTATCCGAGGAGCAACCGCTGTTGCCGCGCACTCTGGAGTTGCCCCATGACCTggctgaagcagcagcagctaagcGAAATTCAATAAGCGTGCCAGAGCGTAACGAGACAGCGACAGCCAAAGTGAAAGAGATGGCGAAAATGGCGATAGGAGAGGGCGAGGCAACCCGAAGCGAAAGCAGTGCCAAAGTTCAAGCTAAAGTCCAGGAGCAGCAGCGGAAT caactgaaactgaaacagaaagagaaacagacagaaacagcgacagcgacagcgacagagacagagatggagAACAAAACCAAGCCATCAACTGTGGCCAAAGTCGACGACATTTTGGCAACTGAAGTTGAACCAACTGCGgcggatgatgatgatgatgacgctCTTGTTGTTcctgacgatgatgatgtgaCGGAAAGCACCACAACAAGAAGAGGGAGGTGA